TGTTCGACCTGGAGACCGAGTTCGCCGCGCCGAAGGTGCTGCGGCGGGTGACCGGGGTGGGCGCGGGAAACCCGGTGCGCGGGTACGAGATCCACCACGGCCGGGTGCGCCGGTCCGGCGATGCGCCGTGGCTCGGGCTCGTCGACGCACCGGAGGCGGCGGTCGACGGGGGCGAGGACGCCGTGCCGCTGTCGCCGGAAGGGTCCGTGACGGGCGGGGCCTGGGGCACCCACGTGCACGGGCTGTTGGAGAGCGACGGGTTCCGCCGCGCCTGGTTGCGGGAGGTCGCCGCGCGCGCCGGTCGCCACGGCTTCCAGGTGGCGCCCGACACCTCGGTGGCCGCCGTGCGCGCCGGACAACTGGACCTGCTCGCCGATCTGGTCGAGAAGCACCTCGATCAGGACGCGCTCGAGCGGATCCTCACCGATGGTGCGCCCACCGGGCTCCCGGTGCTCACCGTCGGGCAGGCGTAGCGGCATCGGTGTGACGCGACCCCTTCGACGCCACCCCGCGCCGGTGTACCGTCTCGACATGGAGTCTCGCCGGATCACGGTCGGCGACCGGACGTTCACCGTCCGCGTCGACGGCCCCGAAACGCGACACACGGTGCTGCTGCTGCCCGACGTGGGCGACCCGGTCGACGTGTTCGACCAGGTGGTGGCCCGGCTGACGACCTCGGATCTGCGCACGCTCGCGGTGGAGTCGGTCGAGGGCCTCGAACCCGCCGATGTGCATGCCCTGCTCGACGCCCTCGGTGTCCCGTACGCGCACGTCGCCGGGCGTGGCGCGGGCGCCGAGATCGGCTGGCAGCTGTGCTCGGGCCCGTTCGGACGGTTCATCAGCCTCGTCGTCGCCGACCGCGCCCACCCCGCCGTCCCCGGCCCGGACGGCACCGTCGCCGACACCCACTGCCGCCCGCTGGAACTGCCGGTGACCGTGCTGGTCACCAAGGGGCTGCCGCGGCCGGTGGCCGACGCCTCCGGCCGCCACGTCTACGGCGAATTCCGGGTGGTGGAGGTCGACGTCGACAATGTCGCCACCGAGGCCGACCACGAAATGGCCACCGAGATCGTGCTACGCACCAGTCTCTGGTGAGGCCGCCGCGCGCCGGTATTCGGCGAGCCAGTCCAGCCACCGGTCCAGCTCGGCGAACGCCTGCGCCCGCGGCTGCTCCGACGACAGGAACACGTCGTGGCGGGCGCCGTCGATCGGCACGATGTTGGTGCGGTCGCCCAGGCAGCCCGACCAGCGCTGGATCTGCTTGACATCGAGCACCGTGTCGGCCACGTCGGCGGCGGGACCGTACTTGCGCAGGAACTTCGTCAGCCGTGAGCGCAGGATCAGCGAGGGCACCCCCACGTCCAGGCCCTGGTGCAGCCGGAAGTGCCCGCGCCGGATCGCGCGCAGCCAGCCGAACCGCACCGGCGCACCGGCCAGCGGCTTCCAGTCCAGGTTGTAGTCCCATTCCCCGGCCACGCTCTTGTGCAGGCTGTCGCCGTAGGTGCTGATCCCCGCGCCGGGCAGCCGGGAGGTGGCCCGGAACCGGCCGAGCGCGTCGATCAGCGGCGTGCCGATGGTGCGGTAGTACGAGGGCCCCTGCAGATCGAACCAGGGGCTGTTGAGCACCAGCCCGATCACGCCGGCGGCGGCGGTGCCCCCGGCCCGATTGCGCCGGTCCAGCCACAGCGGCACGATCAACCCGCCGGTGGAGTGCGCGACCAGCAGCACCGGCGCGCCCGTCTCGGCGCGCACGATGCGCAGCGCCTCGTCCAGTTCGGCGTCATAGAAGGCCAGGTCGGTGACGTAGTGCGGGCTCTGGCCGGAGCGCAGCGAGCGGCCGCACTTGCGCAGGTCAAGCGCATAGAACCGGTGCCCCCGCGCGGCGAAGTGCTCGGCGAGGTGGCGTTGGAAGAAGTAGTCGGTGAACCCGTGCACGTAGAGCACGGCGCAGTCGGTGGCCTCGCTTGCCGAGCCCGGCACGTGCCGCACCAGCGTCGCCGCGATGTCACCTTCCCCGTCGGGGTCGGCGCCCAGCTCGATGGTGTGCTGTTCGTAGTCCGCGCCAAGGACGTCCGGCCGCCACCGCGCCCCGCTCGCCGCAGTGATATCGGACACGCCCGCGGAGGATTCTTTCGTCACGAGAGCCAATCTAGGCCAGCGCTACCCAGGAAAGTAGACCCCACACGACCAGCGGCGCAGGAGGAATCTTTGTCACATTCACCGGGTCCGCTGCCGGGATCGCAGGAGATGAGGTGCACAATTGGCCTCAGGTGAACGGCGGGTAACCTACCCCCGCCGAGTCACGCCAGGCTCGTTACAACCCAGGCAGGCCACGGTGGCCGCGCCAGACAGTGACAAGGAAGTCGATCTACCCGTGCCGAACGCTGCCAGGACTGAAAAGACCGATGTGGTACTCATCGGTGCCGGAATCATGAGTGCCACCCTCGGCGCGCTGCTCCGCCGGCTCCAGCCGGAGTGGTCGATCTCGTTGTTCGAGCGACTCGACGCCGCCGCCGCCGAG
This sequence is a window from Nocardia farcinica. Protein-coding genes within it:
- a CDS encoding alpha/beta hydrolase, which gives rise to MSDITAASGARWRPDVLGADYEQHTIELGADPDGEGDIAATLVRHVPGSASEATDCAVLYVHGFTDYFFQRHLAEHFAARGHRFYALDLRKCGRSLRSGQSPHYVTDLAFYDAELDEALRIVRAETGAPVLLVAHSTGGLIVPLWLDRRNRAGGTAAAGVIGLVLNSPWFDLQGPSYYRTIGTPLIDALGRFRATSRLPGAGISTYGDSLHKSVAGEWDYNLDWKPLAGAPVRFGWLRAIRRGHFRLHQGLDVGVPSLILRSRLTKFLRKYGPAADVADTVLDVKQIQRWSGCLGDRTNIVPIDGARHDVFLSSEQPRAQAFAELDRWLDWLAEYRRAAASPETGA